GGGCGCACCAGCTTCTCGCTCTCCTCGAAATCGAAGCGCTTGCGCAGCGCCGGGGCATGCGCGGCGGCCTTCCAGCTGCCCGGGTTGTCGAGAATGAAGTGGCGCACGCGGCGCTGCGTCTCGGGTTCTGGATGCCACAGGCCAGCGCCGACGAAGCTCTCGCCGGGCTGCAGGTGCACGTAGAAGGAGGGCGCGGCCACTTCACGGCGGCGCTCATGGAACAGGCGGGCACCCTGCCAGGTCTTGTACGGCGACTTGTCTTTGGAAAAACGCGCGTCGCGATGGATGCGGAACAGCGAGCCACCGACGCCGCGGGTATCGGCGCGGAAGTGCTCGCTGACCTCGGCCAGGGCCGGCTGCAGGTCGCCCAGCAGGCGCAGGAACGGCTGCCGCACGTGGTCTTCGTACTGCTGGCGGTGATCGTTGAACCAGGCCTTGTCGTTGTGCCGCGCAAGGCCGCGCAGGAACTTGAAGCTGGCGTCAGAGAAATAAGTGCTCACAGCGTCTCCTGCAGGTGCTGGCCCCAATCGCGCAGCGATTGCAGCAGCGCCTGGCGCCGGGTGTCATCGGGCGCTTCGGCGGCCAGTGCATCCAGCTGCTG
This genomic window from Stenotrophomonas maltophilia contains:
- a CDS encoding DUF2461 domain-containing protein, with translation MSTYFSDASFKFLRGLARHNDKAWFNDHRQQYEDHVRQPFLRLLGDLQPALAEVSEHFRADTRGVGGSLFRIHRDARFSKDKSPYKTWQGARLFHERRREVAAPSFYVHLQPGESFVGAGLWHPEPETQRRVRHFILDNPGSWKAAAHAPALRKRFDFEESEKLVRPPRGFPADFEFIDDLKHRNWVMWRSLDDATMTGPRLLSTLGKDLAGLGPFVDYLCAALDLEF